A part of Drosophila ananassae strain 14024-0371.13 chromosome 2R, ASM1763931v2, whole genome shotgun sequence genomic DNA contains:
- the LOC6506198 gene encoding forkhead box protein biniou has product MIKSEEVSDRSAMSVDHLGGGGSYYHHAHPPFSHPISHPSHTHTHPHTGHLYRSGNLLSGGNYQTMGGGESPTEMVDEKPNIGYMDLKHYMEGPPSATPVSAAQHYSLSALHSMGTPPASSSPIPAYGSLMTHAHSAGSASPQSNSKTPTDLPQDMQYVTSTSKPLQVQLQPMNHQYASTIMYCSNNTILKANDYQLLTSHEVEQQSPQQQQQHTQQQAQQHTQQLQHSPGGAYLPRISESPTQVISNAHGMSSVLNYSSSNSSPAKSLNGSDCSPPSQSAQTPKTPSGGGSGNQDAVSTPDTTKKSGTRRPEKPALSYINMIGHAIKESPSGKLTLSEIYAHLQKSYEFFRGPYVGWKNSVRHNLSLNECFKKLPKGMGVGKPGKGNYWTIDENSAHLFEDEGSLRRRPRGYRSKIKGKTYGGHSTGFYTGSYGDAGMDNANFYASPAYASYDYAGSGPSGVSTAGPQGFGDAWNVHAAHSGAPSGGVGVGVGVASLPQYSNISCLTAGGGSLNGTASTPPLAHATLGMAPSGVGSSGSPLGSAAALQSDYAPTASLVAAGYSYATSGGSLDNGLRSISLQQLPGLSTIQQHHHLHHQHHQQQHQHQHHHQNHTSMTPPPSQSGGNHVIDHSPIDRKPVYLPPITPPPPSTVVALNGGGGGYYEPLKFSN; this is encoded by the exons ATGATCAAGAGTGAAGAGGTATCGGATCGGTCGGCCATGTCTGTGGATCACCTGGGGGGTGGTGGTAGCTACTATCACCACGCCCACCCGCCTTTCAGCCACCCCATTTCACATccctcgcacacacacacccacccgCACACTGGTCACTTGTACCGATCGGGGAATTTGTTATCCGGTGGCAATTACCAGACCATGGGTGGCGGAGAATCGCCCACGGAGATGGTGGACGAGAAGCCGAACATCGGCTACATGGACCTGAAGCACTACATGGAAGGTCCACCCTCCGCCACGCCCGTTTCCGCCGCTCAGCACTATAGCCTGAGTGCGCTGCACAGCATGGGCACTCCGCCGGCGTCTTCGAGTCCGATTCCGGCCTACGGTTCCCTCATGACACACGCCCACTCGGCGGGGTCCGCCTCGCCGCAGTCCAACTCGAAGACCCCGACGGATCTGCCCCAGGACATGCAGTACGTGACCTCCACCTCCAAGCCACTTCAAGTGCAGCTTCAGCCCATGAATCACCAGTACGCCTCGACCATCATGTACTGCTCCAATAACACCATCCTCAAGGCCAATGACTATCAGTTGCTGACCAGCCACGAAGTGGAGCAGCAgtcgccgcagcagcagcagcagcacacgCAGCAACAGGCACAGCAGCATACGCAGCAGCTGCAACACTCCCCGGGGGGCGCCTACCTGCCGCGGATATCCGAGTCCCCCACCCAGGTGATCAGCAATGCCCACGGGATGTCCTCGGTGCTCAACtactccagctccaactccTCGCCCGCCAAATCACTCAACGGATCCGACTGTTCCCCTCCCAGCCAGAGCGCCCAGACGCCCAAGACCCCAAGTGGCGGGGGATCTGGCAACCAGGACGCTGTCAGTACTCCGGACACCACCAAGAAGTCGGGTACTCGGCGTCCTGAAAAACCCGCTCTCAGCTACATCAATATGATCGGGCATGCGATCAAGGAGTCACCTTCCGGAAAACTTACTCTCTCCGAGATCTACGCACATCTGCAAAAGAG CTATGAATTCTTTCGAGGACCCTATGTGGGCTGGAAAAACTCGGTTCGGCATAATCTCAGTCTGAACGAGTGCTTCAAGAAGCTGCCCAAGGGAATGGGCgtgggcaagccgggaaagggtAACTACTGGACCATCGACGAGAACTCGGCGCATCTCTTCGAGGACGAGGGCAGCCTGAGGCGTCGACCCAGAGGATATCGATCCAAGATCAAGGGGAAGACATACGGAGGTCATAGCACAGGGTTCTACACGGGTAGTTACGGCGATGCGGGAATG GACAATGCCAACTTCTATGCCTCGCCTGCTTATGCCAGTTACGATTATGCTGGATCCGGACCAAGCGGGGTCAGCACGGCTGGACCACAGGGATTCGGAGATGCTTGGAATGTCCATGCCGCCCACAGTGGCGCCCCCTCGGGTGGTGTAGGAGTGGGCGTGGGTGTTGCGTCCCTGCCCCAGTACTCGAATATATCCTGCCTGACAGCAGGCGGTGGCAGCCTCAACGGCACCGCATCCACACCCCCTCTGGCCCACGCCACCCTGGGAATGGCCCCCAGTGGAGTGGGCTCCTCGGGTTCTCCGCTCGGCTCCGCGGCGGCGCTTCAAAGCGATTATGCGCCAACCGCCAGCCTCGTGGCCGCGGGCTACTCCTATGCAACAAGTGGCGGCAGTCTGGACAACG GTCTTCGCTCGATCTCGCTGCAGCAACTGCCCGGGCTGTCCACCAttcagcagcaccaccacctccatcatcagcaccaccagcagcagcaccagcaccagcaccaccatcaAAACCACACCTCCATGACACCACCGCCATCGCAGTCGGGCGGAAACCATGTGATCGACCATTCGCCCATTGACCGGAAACCGGTTTACCTGCCGCCCATCACCCCGCCACCTCCCTCCACAGTGGTGGCTCTCAatggcggcggtggcggctaCTACGAGCCACTGAAATTCTCCAATTAG